From Enterococcus wangshanyuanii, the proteins below share one genomic window:
- a CDS encoding PucR family transcriptional regulator, whose product MKLKELLSIGDLKTSKILTKEIGLENDVESAMVLEAIDIEQWSKKNQLILTSFYAFNGQSNEVLEEFFSKMQVIGVSGLVVKMDRFITMIPTWFIDLCFKYQIPLIKISQEVSYEKILLTIYEPLLNHQTHILRTYYEVRQRFTRLEKGFPTLEAIMQEFYQIIGSPCSLKLIDKHIEINFGEQAKDGIVLSREAVTNGEFTKNDYSLLQLYSQSSVKTQQALEVSIFNSYSSNCLLLVYLNEPEIKETDLVIIENTIDVLQEKFNTERLLKKERYTRLNNLADAILQNTPANPDELDSLLLEANMSLFPSYQAVAFSTRSTTIQLIKEKVLSLLRSLKVRSIFFDQHSYSVVLFNFDGANGSITKEQVEHLLEKTLEANPDLSLAISNVKPKQEIKEILMECLDILRFNEEFYSDAIVSLADIGIFRYFIQNEQLSEMDTFVPESLQQLANNNYDLFETFYQFLRNERNYKQTAEAMFLHSKTIRYRLNKAEQLLAIDFSNPLQLLNYEIGTYIIKMRRKAHEKNTPIS is encoded by the coding sequence ATGAAATTGAAGGAACTTTTGTCGATCGGAGACTTAAAAACGAGTAAAATTCTAACGAAGGAGATCGGCCTGGAAAATGATGTGGAGTCAGCGATGGTGCTTGAAGCTATTGATATTGAGCAGTGGAGCAAGAAAAACCAGCTGATTTTGACTTCTTTTTACGCATTCAATGGGCAATCAAATGAAGTATTGGAAGAATTTTTTTCAAAGATGCAGGTTATTGGTGTGAGTGGTTTAGTGGTAAAAATGGATCGATTCATTACGATGATCCCTACTTGGTTCATTGATTTATGTTTTAAATATCAAATTCCTTTGATCAAAATCTCTCAGGAAGTTAGTTACGAAAAAATCTTACTCACGATCTATGAGCCTTTGCTCAATCATCAAACACATATTTTGCGTACGTATTATGAAGTGCGGCAACGATTTACTCGATTAGAAAAAGGCTTTCCGACATTAGAAGCCATCATGCAGGAATTTTATCAGATCATCGGGAGTCCCTGCAGCTTGAAATTGATCGATAAACATATTGAAATCAATTTTGGAGAACAAGCCAAAGACGGCATCGTCTTATCGCGTGAAGCTGTCACAAATGGCGAATTTACGAAGAATGATTATTCTCTTTTACAACTTTATTCGCAATCGAGTGTCAAAACACAGCAAGCACTTGAAGTCAGTATTTTTAACAGCTATTCATCCAATTGTTTATTATTAGTTTATTTAAATGAACCTGAGATCAAGGAAACGGATCTTGTGATTATCGAAAATACGATCGATGTGCTGCAGGAAAAATTCAATACAGAACGTTTATTGAAAAAAGAGCGCTATACTCGTTTAAATAATTTAGCAGATGCGATTTTACAAAATACGCCGGCTAACCCAGATGAGCTGGATAGTTTGTTGCTTGAAGCAAATATGAGTCTATTTCCTTCCTATCAGGCGGTGGCTTTTTCGACACGTTCAACGACGATTCAGCTGATCAAGGAAAAAGTTCTTTCATTATTACGCTCGCTGAAAGTCCGTTCTATTTTTTTCGATCAGCATAGCTATTCCGTCGTTCTTTTTAATTTTGATGGAGCAAATGGCAGCATCACAAAGGAGCAGGTCGAGCATCTTTTAGAGAAAACGTTAGAGGCAAATCCTGATCTATCCTTGGCGATCAGTAATGTCAAACCAAAGCAGGAAATCAAAGAGATATTGATGGAATGCTTAGATATTTTACGGTTCAATGAAGAATTTTATAGCGATGCGATCGTTAGTTTAGCGGATATCGGGATTTTTCGCTACTTTATCCAAAATGAACAGTTAAGTGAAATGGATACGTTTGTTCCTGAATCCTTGCAGCAGCTAGCGAATAACAATTACGATCTTTTTGAAACGTTCTACCAATTTTTAAGAAATGAACGAAACTACAAGCAAACAGCTGAAGCGATGTTTTTACATTCGAAAACGATCCGTTACCGTTTAAATAAAGCCGAGCAGCTGTTAGCAATTGATTTTTCTAATCCTTTACAGCTTTTAAATTATGAAATCGGCACCTATATTATCAAAATGAGGAGAAAAGCCCATGAAAAAAACACGCCAATTAGCTAA
- the arcC gene encoding carbamate kinase codes for MLNVIALGGNAILDKIPTDEGQREVVRNVATEIASFIKQGEQVVLCHGNGPQVGNLLIQQQMGDSEKTPMMKLDTNVAMTEGSIGYWIQQELQNELKKQGVEKSVVSVVTQVEVDKNDPSFTTPTKPIGPFYTKEEADEKVMKGEGVYAEDSGRGYRKVIASPEPKRIIEKAAIQSLIAADVITVCVGGGGVPVVSDEQGILTGVEAVIDKDLSAQKLAEEIGAERLIVLTGVDNIYVNFNQPDQKKLETLTVAEAQQYISEGQFPAGSMLPKVESAIAFVNDRKDREVVITSIENLGNIPKGYGTKIVC; via the coding sequence GTGCTGAACGTGATTGCTTTAGGCGGAAACGCCATTTTAGATAAAATTCCGACAGATGAAGGACAACGTGAGGTTGTTAGAAATGTAGCAACTGAGATCGCTTCATTTATCAAACAAGGAGAACAAGTTGTCTTGTGTCATGGAAATGGACCGCAAGTGGGGAACTTGCTGATCCAGCAACAAATGGGTGATTCTGAAAAAACACCGATGATGAAACTAGATACAAATGTTGCGATGACCGAAGGCAGTATTGGCTATTGGATCCAGCAAGAGCTTCAAAATGAATTAAAGAAACAAGGGGTAGAAAAAAGTGTTGTCAGTGTTGTAACACAAGTAGAAGTGGATAAAAACGACCCGTCATTTACGACACCAACAAAACCGATCGGGCCTTTTTATACAAAAGAAGAAGCAGATGAAAAAGTGATGAAAGGAGAAGGCGTTTACGCAGAAGATTCTGGACGTGGTTACCGTAAGGTGATCGCGTCCCCAGAGCCAAAACGAATCATCGAAAAAGCAGCGATCCAATCATTGATCGCAGCAGACGTTATTACCGTTTGTGTCGGCGGTGGTGGCGTTCCAGTTGTTTCTGACGAGCAAGGAATATTGACGGGGGTTGAAGCAGTGATCGACAAAGATCTATCTGCACAAAAATTAGCTGAAGAAATTGGAGCAGAGCGTTTGATTGTTTTGACAGGTGTTGATAACATTTATGTTAACTTCAATCAACCAGATCAAAAGAAATTAGAAACACTGACGGTTGCAGAAGCACAGCAGTACATTTCAGAAGGCCAGTTTCCAGCTGGAAGTATGTTGCCAAAAGTAGAGTCAGCGATTGCCTTTGTCAACGATCGAAAAGACAGAGAAGTTGTCATCACCTCTATCGAAAACCTTGGGAACATTCCTAAAGGCTATGGAACAAAAATCGTTTGTTAA
- a CDS encoding MurR/RpiR family transcriptional regulator: MKNHYLDQRIRLKKGNLSETEQKISHYFVHSDEMLSRKTLEELANEIEVSQSSIYQFVKKIGYNGFQDFKIDIARNSNYQPAFQNLNINTGADDITPEDTSIDIAKKVVQSNIYSLSNATHFLTEELLNRVLTIIYSAKTLHFFGLGGSSIVAFDSFHKFIRTKYRCNYIFDYHMQLSFVTKLTSEDCVFIFSHSGQTKESVNLARQIKKTSAKIIVLTGNSGSELVTLANQAIIVLTEETLFRTESLASRISYLTVMDILYTNVMHHNYDQNIESIKKIRDNISTTKTNPYNFTP; encoded by the coding sequence ATGAAAAATCATTATCTAGACCAAAGAATACGATTAAAAAAAGGCAATCTCAGCGAAACGGAACAAAAAATTTCTCACTATTTTGTCCATTCCGATGAAATGCTCTCCCGCAAAACATTAGAAGAACTGGCGAATGAAATCGAAGTCTCACAATCATCCATTTATCAGTTCGTCAAAAAAATCGGCTATAATGGCTTTCAGGATTTTAAAATCGATATTGCCAGAAACTCTAATTATCAACCAGCCTTTCAAAATTTAAATATCAATACTGGCGCAGACGATATCACCCCAGAAGATACCAGTATCGATATTGCTAAAAAAGTAGTTCAATCAAATATTTACTCTTTAAGCAATGCGACACACTTTTTGACAGAAGAGCTTTTAAACCGCGTCTTAACGATCATCTATTCTGCTAAAACTTTACATTTTTTTGGGTTGGGTGGTTCATCGATCGTCGCTTTTGACAGCTTCCATAAATTTATCCGAACAAAATACCGCTGCAATTATATTTTTGATTATCATATGCAGCTCAGCTTTGTAACTAAACTGACTAGTGAAGACTGCGTGTTTATTTTCTCTCATTCCGGTCAAACGAAAGAATCCGTCAACTTAGCGCGCCAAATCAAAAAAACTTCGGCTAAAATTATCGTTTTAACTGGAAATAGTGGTTCAGAGCTAGTTACTTTGGCAAATCAGGCGATCATCGTTTTGACGGAGGAAACCTTGTTTAGAACCGAATCCCTCGCCTCACGAATCAGCTATTTAACGGTGATGGATATTTTATATACGAATGTCATGCATCATAATTATGATCAAAATATTGAATCGATCAAAAAAATTAGAGATAATATCAGTACGACGAAAACGAATCCTTATAATTTTACACCTTGA
- the fdrA gene encoding DUF1116 domain-containing protein encodes MLNTVILKNNYQDSINLMLLTNQINALSAVKMSQLMMGTDANKDILLNTELLTDEAKAASPNDLMIVVDSDEPTIMDQVLPEVDKFLSDLSSKGADEKDHASTSWKEALEELPDANMALFSIPGEYGAAEMETALKNGLHVFSFTDNIPVEDEVKLKKLAHEKGLLMMGPDCGTGIISSIPIAFTNVITPGNIGVVGASGTGIQEVTTIIDRLGGGVVHAIGTGGRDLSDKVGAVTMKDAIVALENHEPTDVICVISKPPAKEVRDEVVQLLQSISKPVVAIFLGEKPTAHEGKVYLAHTLEETAQIAVDLANDTAIKANYFEEIEMPKVRALSEEKVITGLYSGGTLAAEAGMLISEALGLDGLVKKEGYVLKSHGYDVIDLGDDIYTQGKPHPMIDPEVRIKKIREYAEDQKTGVILLDFVLGYGAHEDMVGALLPVIKEEQAKAAANGRELYFVATVVGTNNDPQNYAQAVNQLKENNVLVAPSNAKAVRLALGLKGISLSEADKAVAPYQGETIAVPAAGEKVMELLNTKPRIINVGLQSFNESIQKFDGKSEQFNWKPRANGNKKMIKILNALEDHAEEIDRENQKVIEKIKNAQPFLTDVVLAKTVIPELNEAQKTILHAGPPIEWQAMTGPMKGAVVGAAIFEGWAANEAEVSQMIKNNEIRFIPCHHVNAVGPMGGITSANMPVFVVENRLDGTRGYCTMNEGIGKVLRFGAFSEEVITRLNWLRDVLGPTLSKALSKSEDGINLSVLIARSITMGDEFHQRNFAASLNFLREIAPYIILVDMDVQDRFDVMKFLADTDQFFLNIMMAAGKTMVDTARKEAKGTIVTTLARNGVDFGVRIAETNDEWFTAPVNLPKGLYFTGFTEEDGNPDMGDSAITETVGVGGMAMVAAPGVTRFVGAGGFQDALDTSNEMAKISDTHNPTWTIPTWDFQGTCLGIDIRKVVETGITPVINTGIAHKDAGVGQIGAGTVRAPLACFEKALEAYAKELGITVD; translated from the coding sequence ATGTTAAACACAGTAATTTTAAAGAATAATTACCAAGATTCCATTAACTTGATGTTGTTGACCAACCAAATTAATGCGCTTTCTGCTGTCAAAATGAGTCAACTGATGATGGGGACAGATGCCAATAAAGACATTTTACTAAACACAGAACTGCTGACAGATGAAGCAAAGGCTGCTTCACCAAATGATTTGATGATCGTTGTCGATAGCGATGAACCGACGATCATGGATCAAGTATTGCCAGAAGTCGATAAATTTCTAAGTGATTTATCCTCAAAGGGTGCAGATGAAAAAGATCATGCATCAACCTCATGGAAAGAAGCGCTGGAAGAATTACCGGATGCTAATATGGCATTATTCAGTATTCCAGGAGAATATGGTGCAGCTGAAATGGAAACCGCTTTAAAGAATGGGCTACATGTCTTTTCATTTACAGACAACATCCCCGTTGAAGATGAAGTGAAATTGAAAAAACTAGCACATGAAAAAGGATTGTTGATGATGGGACCTGATTGTGGTACTGGAATCATTTCAAGTATTCCTATCGCGTTCACAAATGTTATCACGCCAGGAAATATTGGTGTGGTTGGCGCTTCTGGAACAGGAATCCAAGAAGTAACAACGATCATCGATCGTTTAGGCGGCGGTGTTGTACATGCTATCGGTACTGGCGGACGTGATTTAAGTGATAAAGTCGGTGCAGTGACAATGAAAGATGCTATCGTTGCTTTGGAGAACCACGAACCAACAGATGTGATCTGTGTCATCTCTAAACCACCTGCAAAAGAAGTACGTGATGAAGTCGTTCAACTATTACAAAGTATATCAAAACCAGTTGTAGCGATCTTCTTAGGTGAAAAACCAACGGCTCATGAAGGCAAAGTTTATTTAGCTCATACATTAGAAGAAACAGCTCAAATCGCGGTTGATCTAGCCAATGATACAGCGATCAAAGCCAATTACTTTGAAGAAATCGAAATGCCGAAAGTTCGTGCATTAAGTGAAGAAAAAGTAATCACTGGTTTGTATTCTGGCGGTACCTTAGCTGCAGAAGCTGGTATGTTGATCTCAGAAGCATTAGGTTTAGACGGCTTAGTGAAAAAAGAAGGATATGTCTTAAAATCACATGGCTATGATGTGATCGATCTAGGCGACGATATTTATACGCAAGGCAAACCGCATCCAATGATCGATCCAGAAGTCCGCATCAAAAAAATCCGTGAGTACGCAGAGGATCAAAAAACTGGCGTAATCTTACTTGATTTCGTTCTTGGTTATGGCGCTCACGAAGATATGGTCGGTGCTTTACTTCCTGTCATCAAAGAAGAGCAAGCAAAAGCCGCGGCAAATGGACGTGAACTGTATTTTGTTGCAACCGTTGTAGGCACAAACAATGATCCGCAAAACTATGCACAAGCAGTGAATCAACTAAAAGAAAACAACGTTTTGGTTGCACCAAGTAACGCTAAAGCTGTTCGTCTTGCTTTAGGTCTAAAAGGCATCTCATTGTCAGAAGCAGACAAAGCAGTTGCTCCTTATCAAGGTGAAACAATTGCAGTTCCAGCGGCTGGTGAAAAAGTCATGGAACTATTGAATACAAAACCAAGAATCATCAATGTCGGATTACAAAGTTTCAATGAATCGATTCAAAAATTCGATGGTAAATCTGAACAATTCAACTGGAAACCAAGAGCTAACGGCAATAAGAAAATGATCAAAATTCTAAATGCTTTAGAAGATCATGCAGAAGAAATCGATCGTGAAAACCAAAAAGTAATCGAAAAAATCAAAAATGCTCAACCATTCTTGACAGATGTTGTCTTAGCCAAAACAGTGATTCCAGAACTGAATGAAGCACAAAAAACAATCTTACATGCAGGTCCGCCAATTGAATGGCAAGCAATGACAGGTCCAATGAAAGGTGCTGTAGTCGGTGCAGCAATTTTTGAAGGCTGGGCAGCGAATGAAGCCGAAGTTAGTCAAATGATCAAAAACAATGAGATTCGTTTTATCCCTTGTCATCATGTGAATGCCGTAGGACCAATGGGCGGGATCACATCAGCAAATATGCCTGTCTTTGTCGTAGAAAACCGCTTAGATGGCACACGCGGCTACTGTACAATGAATGAAGGGATCGGAAAAGTTTTACGTTTTGGTGCCTTCTCAGAAGAAGTGATCACACGATTGAACTGGCTACGCGATGTTTTAGGGCCAACTCTTTCAAAAGCGTTAAGTAAAAGTGAAGACGGCATCAACCTAAGTGTGCTGATCGCTCGTTCGATCACGATGGGAGATGAATTCCATCAACGTAACTTTGCAGCATCATTGAACTTCTTACGTGAAATCGCTCCTTATATCATCTTAGTCGATATGGATGTTCAAGACCGCTTCGATGTCATGAAATTCTTGGCAGACACTGATCAGTTCTTCTTGAATATCATGATGGCAGCAGGTAAAACGATGGTTGATACAGCAAGAAAAGAAGCCAAAGGTACGATCGTAACGACACTTGCCAGAAATGGTGTGGACTTTGGGGTTCGTATTGCTGAAACTAATGATGAATGGTTTACTGCACCGGTGAACTTACCAAAAGGTCTATATTTTACTGGTTTTACAGAAGAAGACGGCAACCCTGATATGGGTGACAGTGCGATCACAGAAACAGTCGGAGTTGGTGGTATGGCAATGGTTGCAGCGCCTGGTGTTACTCGTTTCGTTGGTGCAGGTGGCTTCCAGGATGCGCTTGATACATCAAATGAAATGGCAAAAATCAGTGATACACACAATCCAACCTGGACGATTCCAACTTGGGACTTCCAAGGAACTTGTTTAGGTATCGATATCCGTAAAGTCGTTGAAACAGGGATCACACCAGTGATCAATACAGGGATCGCTCATAAAGATGCCGGTGTTGGCCAAATCGGTGCAGGAACTGTCCGTGCACCTCTCGCTTGTTTTGAAAAAGCTTTAGAAGCGTATGCAAAAGAGTTAGGTATCACTGTCGATTAA
- a CDS encoding DUF2877 domain-containing protein, whose protein sequence is MQEQTIISTYLTELNLFGKMGKIHSVFDRSFNISVNDRLINVNTATDFLSSFGMTISAVHFDQLQPYCQQGNLVKLTRDSLTVYSQLGIQTIQLTPISKEELKIQQVIYREEKLQSLLELLEAKHLEEAIGLPIGKKETDYFAQLAENKGTNLEPIVTYLIGRGKGLTPSGDDILLGYLFMLKTYEHLDASAVAEQIKRHIKATTSISENYFYALLDNYVSSVVMDVWRSLERNEAMEQVAEKIDRLLEVGHTSGHDMCYGVLLGTKAVIKEQVQ, encoded by the coding sequence ATGCAAGAGCAGACAATTATCAGTACATATTTAACTGAATTGAATTTATTTGGCAAAATGGGCAAGATCCACAGTGTTTTTGATCGTTCATTCAATATATCTGTAAATGACCGTTTGATCAATGTGAACACTGCAACGGATTTTTTATCTAGTTTTGGTATGACAATTTCAGCAGTTCACTTTGATCAGCTTCAACCGTATTGTCAACAAGGAAACCTAGTCAAGCTGACACGTGATTCATTGACTGTATACAGTCAATTAGGGATTCAGACGATTCAGTTAACGCCGATCAGTAAAGAAGAGTTGAAAATCCAACAGGTCATCTATCGTGAAGAAAAGCTTCAATCATTGTTAGAACTACTGGAGGCGAAACACTTAGAAGAAGCCATCGGTTTGCCCATAGGAAAAAAAGAGACCGATTATTTTGCGCAGCTAGCTGAAAATAAAGGAACTAATCTAGAGCCGATCGTCACCTATTTGATTGGACGAGGCAAAGGCTTGACACCTAGTGGAGATGATATTTTATTAGGGTATTTATTTATGCTGAAAACCTATGAACACCTTGACGCTTCGGCAGTTGCAGAGCAGATAAAAAGGCATATAAAAGCCACAACGAGTATTAGTGAAAATTATTTTTATGCATTGCTTGATAACTACGTTAGTTCAGTTGTGATGGATGTCTGGAGATCATTAGAAAGAAACGAAGCGATGGAACAAGTGGCAGAAAAAATCGATCGACTGTTAGAAGTCGGTCATACTTCGGGACATGATATGTGCTATGGTGTTTTGTTAGGAACGAAGGCAGTGATAAAAGAGCAAGTTCAGTAA
- a CDS encoding citrate transporter gives MFLLFSIFIGGLSGISAYAAEMDKVVAPTGFKAILVLIPLILVLVLLFKKVDMIIAGLVAGILAMIIGGISLADANTQLLETIPSMLSITVPIINSAVAMAVFKAGSYSAALTLAKRGTKGKVEYVSAFIVILLAAATYMSGIGGGSAMVIAPLAFAAVGVVPELIAAMSLAAAVSFTTSPASLESSIVSKLGDVSVASYVSQMRPFWLLFVVLAIVLAFWGTKHRNIGFKESEDDEYEQKSNGELFKITLPAIFLLFAVIFGPVVNDLIGFAFFTPLVYMVLTLVLVYLCTNFTMNQSVEAMVDGSTYILTRLFQVGIFLAFINVIAQTGTFAVIAGVAQNAPEFIVVPVAILTGILIGIPAGAYVGSVLTLVLPVAVSLGFPPLALGFVTVGVGLGSQMSFVNITMQALSSGFQIPILDVVKGNVKWLSLASVILLVIGFIFG, from the coding sequence ATGTTTCTTTTATTCTCGATTTTTATTGGGGGATTATCGGGAATCAGTGCGTACGCGGCAGAAATGGATAAAGTCGTTGCGCCTACAGGATTTAAAGCAATTTTAGTATTGATACCATTGATTTTAGTTTTAGTATTATTGTTCAAAAAAGTTGATATGATCATCGCTGGGTTAGTTGCTGGGATTTTGGCCATGATCATCGGCGGGATCAGTTTAGCAGATGCGAATACACAACTATTGGAAACCATTCCATCTATGTTGAGTATCACTGTACCGATCATCAACTCAGCTGTTGCAATGGCTGTATTTAAAGCCGGCAGTTATTCAGCGGCCCTAACCTTAGCAAAACGCGGGACAAAAGGAAAAGTAGAATATGTTTCAGCGTTTATCGTTATTCTATTAGCAGCAGCAACCTATATGTCAGGGATCGGCGGCGGAAGTGCAATGGTTATTGCGCCATTAGCCTTTGCAGCAGTGGGTGTTGTACCTGAGTTGATCGCAGCGATGTCATTAGCGGCAGCAGTATCATTTACAACTTCACCAGCTTCTCTTGAATCAAGTATTGTGTCAAAATTAGGCGATGTCAGCGTGGCTTCTTATGTGTCACAAATGCGTCCATTCTGGTTATTATTTGTTGTTTTAGCGATCGTTTTAGCCTTTTGGGGTACGAAACATCGTAATATCGGCTTTAAAGAGTCAGAAGATGATGAGTATGAACAAAAAAGTAATGGTGAGTTGTTCAAAATCACCTTACCAGCTATTTTCTTATTATTCGCTGTAATTTTTGGCCCTGTTGTGAATGACTTGATCGGCTTTGCTTTCTTCACACCGCTTGTGTATATGGTGTTGACATTGGTCTTGGTTTACTTATGTACAAACTTTACGATGAATCAATCTGTCGAAGCGATGGTCGATGGTTCGACGTATATTTTGACTCGTTTATTCCAAGTTGGGATTTTCTTAGCCTTCATCAATGTGATCGCTCAAACAGGAACCTTTGCTGTCATTGCAGGTGTTGCTCAAAATGCGCCTGAGTTTATCGTAGTACCTGTAGCGATCTTAACAGGTATCTTGATCGGAATTCCAGCAGGAGCTTATGTTGGTTCGGTATTGACATTAGTCTTGCCAGTCGCTGTTTCATTGGGCTTCCCGCCATTGGCATTAGGTTTTGTGACGGTAGGTGTCGGTTTAGGCAGCCAAATGAGTTTCGTAAATATCACGATGCAGGCATTGTCTTCTGGTTTCCAAATCCCGATTTTAGATGTGGTAAAAGGAAATGTGAAATGGTTGAGTCTTGCGTCAGTTATTCTATTAGTTATTGGTTTTATTTTTGGATAA
- a CDS encoding amidohydrolase family protein: MDLLIKQARIKDGEALQDVAIDNGKIVEIAPEITGDAKEVIEANGRVLIPGLVESHIHLDKALIADREPNKSGTLQEAIQVTAKLKPTFTEEDIYSRAKQALEMIISHGATAVRTHAEFDPAQGFTGFNTIMKLKEEYKDLIDMQVVAFPQEGIFKAPGTEKMMYEAMDMGADVVGGIPYNDAPANEHIDLIFEIAKKYDKDIDLHQDFADEADNTSIEYLCEKTIKEGYEGRVSVGHLTALHAMEPEQLAKVIDLMVKAQINVMPLPATDLHLGARNDQYNVRRAVTPIRKLRDAGVNVALATNNIRNGFTPYGNGDLIQIAMLAVPVGHLGGADDLPTVLPMITENPAKALGLKDYGLAVGKKADLVLLDTQAVATALIDFPERSYVIKNGKVTVKVDKKVNILR, translated from the coding sequence ATGGATTTATTGATCAAACAAGCACGTATTAAAGATGGCGAAGCATTACAAGATGTAGCGATCGACAATGGAAAAATCGTTGAAATTGCACCTGAAATCACTGGAGATGCCAAAGAAGTGATCGAAGCAAATGGTCGAGTGTTGATTCCTGGTTTAGTAGAAAGCCATATTCATTTGGACAAAGCCTTGATCGCAGATAGAGAACCTAACAAATCTGGTACCTTGCAAGAAGCGATTCAAGTAACAGCTAAGTTGAAACCGACATTTACAGAAGAAGACATATACAGCCGTGCCAAACAAGCATTAGAAATGATCATCAGCCATGGGGCGACAGCAGTTAGAACCCATGCAGAATTTGATCCGGCACAAGGCTTTACAGGCTTCAACACGATCATGAAATTAAAAGAAGAATACAAAGACTTGATCGATATGCAAGTTGTTGCCTTCCCGCAAGAAGGAATTTTCAAAGCACCAGGAACTGAAAAAATGATGTATGAAGCGATGGACATGGGTGCAGACGTTGTTGGAGGAATCCCTTATAACGATGCACCAGCGAATGAGCATATCGACTTGATTTTTGAGATCGCTAAGAAGTATGATAAAGATATCGATCTACACCAAGATTTTGCAGATGAAGCAGATAATACGTCAATCGAATATCTATGCGAAAAAACCATCAAAGAAGGCTACGAAGGCCGTGTATCAGTTGGGCATCTGACAGCTCTACATGCGATGGAGCCGGAACAATTAGCTAAAGTGATCGATCTAATGGTCAAAGCGCAAATCAATGTGATGCCGTTGCCAGCTACAGATCTGCATTTAGGTGCACGAAATGATCAATACAACGTTCGTCGTGCAGTTACACCGATTCGTAAATTGCGTGATGCAGGCGTGAACGTAGCTTTAGCAACAAACAATATCCGCAATGGGTTTACACCATACGGCAATGGTGACTTGATTCAAATCGCTATGCTAGCTGTTCCTGTTGGACACCTTGGCGGAGCAGATGACCTGCCAACCGTTTTACCGATGATCACTGAAAATCCTGCAAAAGCATTAGGCTTGAAAGATTACGGTTTAGCAGTCGGCAAAAAAGCAGATTTAGTCTTGCTGGATACACAAGCAGTAGCAACTGCATTGATCGATTTTCCAGAACGCTCTTACGTGATCAAAAACGGAAAAGTGACTGTGAAAGTCGATAAGAAAGTCAATATTTTAAGATAA